The segment AATTGTCTCTTACCCGCCATGCACACTCCTATGTCCAGGAAAAATACAataggcaaaagaaaaaagccgAAAAGCATCCTGGTTGTAATGTTTCTCAACCTATAAGTGAATAAATGAGACTTAGTGGTTTGTGGTGCATCATAAggtaatattaattttaaaaataagcagATCCATAAAACAATTAGTTTATAAATAGACAGTGTGTAGGAAGTGGATAATGAAAATCATAACTACCTGGGAAGCAAAGGACTCGTATGTCAGCTGCAAACGGAGACAGCGAGCCGCAAACTGAGGTTCTTTAGATTAAAAAGTGTCAAGAGAGAGCCAATGAAGTCTTTGGGGGTGGAGGAAAAACATGCAGTTATTATAAAAGGGTGGAGAGAAACAGCAGGAGGCACAAAACACTGTCCCTGCTGAGGAAAAACTTGatttccttaaaaataaaaataaagagagggGAGGAATGACTGCATTTATTGTACAGCATGAATTTGTGACAAACAGTGACTTTATTCTAAATACATGTTTAAGTTGAATTAAAAAGACTTTTGTGATATTTGCAAGTACCCTGACTTTTGAGTAATCTTTTAAAGAGGACCTGATCAGTAGCTTTGAAGGCTCTCCGAAGTTCTTTCGAAGTTTggattttggctgctttttcactcatttcctgTTCTTATACCTTTATACCTGACTGCTACAGCAAAATGTGCAGTGAATGTTTCCAAAAACATGAGGAAAGTGGACAAGTGTAGGACAAAAAATAgtgtcaaacataaaaaaatgaataaaaatgaaaataaatcagtctgCAGCAGATGCTTAGTCTGAAAGTCAAATCTTAACagtaaaaaggggaaaaatatctaaaaagacCTTAGAGATCCAAGCTTTCAGCTAAAGGTgctatctttgttttttttttttttgttttttttataaattcagctaaagaaacaaattatAGCTTCATAACAGTCTGCTAAGTGCTTAGAGATAccaattttaaaaaggctttttgcTAAGTTTTGTTCCATCtcttgagttaaaaaaaaataaggatcactgcatttgtaaatatttgtagCTTTAATTGGTGTATTATTATcaattattagtattattttttattagttatcTCATAGCCAATAGTAGTAGTAGGTAGTagaattttaaagattttcttcaGCAAATATATCAAAGTAATGAGACTGTGTAGTAGGaaaataatactaaaaataTCAATGACACCCATGCAGTTTAATTGTGAactatgtgcttttttttatatattttataataaacttATGATAAAATGAAAGAATGGCGAAAAATACCATTTTCGATAAGaatttggaaactttttttgcttttaggagtttaaaaactcaaaaaaaaaaaatgtagcataTATAGCACTAATAGGAATGTCAACATGTTTTTGGCTTTAAGGAAGTATTTTTCTGCAGTATTTTAGTACACTAAAAATACTATCTGcgttgttttatttagtgtttttcctTAAATAAAGGAGCCAGTGTGGCGTGCATGTTTAAATAAgagcagaaatgtaaatattcGGTGTTGTTTGGTGGAGATAAGGGGACCATCCGGTTGTTTTTTTCACCGCCTCTCTCCGTGCTGACCTCCAGCGCGAGCCCGGTGAGTTCGCTTCGTCTCGCGGACCAACCTCAAGCCGGTGCGCGTCGCGTGCGAGTTATGGCGTCGACCCGCAATTGGctgaggtgattttttttttctttttttcctccaaaggGGCGTATTTTTCAAGCCATCTTGACTGAATACTTAGCCTTATCCAAGGTACATTAATTTGATATCTTCGGGATTTTGCGGCCCCACCGAGTCGCCCGCCGCCACCGTTTGAAAGGCTCGAGCCGCACCGATGTAACCGGGTTGAGTCCGTGCGCTCGACCAAACCCCCGGCGGAGGAGCGGGGCGCTGAAAAATGTCGCTCCCTGAAATTACCGGCCAgctaagctaacggctaacatGTCCGCCTTTGGTCGGAGGGAGCCACTAGCTGACATTTAGCCAGGTGCAGTTTTTCCGTTTGGCTCTCGCGCTGCGGAGGACGGTTTTATCGAGGTAAAGGactcttgttgttttcagtattttcagCACTGTTTTAGAAACGCCTCCAGTTGGTAATATTTCGTGTGCCCTGTCCGACCGAGCAACGTTATCACATCAGGCAGAGACAGCCGTTTTTTGCAGGGGTCTGGAGCACAAAGAGATAGCCATAACGGCGCGCCGTTGCAGTGTCGTGCTCTGATATCTACGTGCCGTAGTTTAGTGCGTTAAGGCACGGCGAACAGTGAGCAGTCGCTCTCTGGCTGCTGACTGAATGTGTAATTGTGCTGCTAATCATCTTGCAATACAAGTGCTGTCTCTGCTGTTGTGCGCCTAAAATGGCTGACAGATGTTAGATACTTGGGCTGGTATTTAGCGCTTTGCAGCCTAACATGCTTTTAGCAACAGGGTGGGAAAAACACGGTgctggcttctgattggtccaACCAATGAGCGGCCGTGTGACGGACAGGTGATTGGACCAATGAGCGTACCGCTGACATGAATACATGCAAGCAGTGCAAGTTACTGTATTTGTGTTCGAGCAGCAAGGCTGCTTGAGGTAACAAGCCATGTTATTACAGAGTTTTATCTCCTTCTACGTGTTAATTAtgatgtccaaaagtaaaaaaacatcatgGCCACTTCTTAGAATTTAAACCGagcttttctgtcagaaatgttAGAACAGCATGATGattataaataagtaaaaacaacattttaccatttgtttttaacactgttTTTGGCTTGTTTCTTTCACTCCAGCTGCATTTTAGCATATCTTCCAGCACAAGGgtgctaaaattaaaaacttagtCCGAGCCAATGGCCAATCATAgctaatatttgttaaaaatatataaattaggGCTGCACAGTTTATCTTGAGTATTTTTATCACAATATCAATATCGCAAAGGAGTGCTTGGACTGCAACGAGTCATAGGAAATAATTTTGAAGTATAATGTATTCATGTTCTGCCTGCTAATAgtatatttggtcaatccaacagaTTTTCAGGGGCCTCGATGCCCACACCTGGATTAGATGAgagtgatgacagaagagataATGACGAGTGAGGAAATTTATATTGCACATTGCAAGGTTTTTTAATATTGTGCAGTCAAGGTTAAGATAAATTAaccttgttttttaatgtaatttgtcAAACTATTTACGTAGaaacagaaataatcctttCCCAATCACATTTTAAGCAGAACTTAGAACATACACAAcctaatataaaagaaaataaacatttaaaaaacacatttgcattGATTTCTTATGCTATATCAACaaccttttgatttatttcttagtaatacattttttttacaatacatcaaatcagtttagaaaaaacactcaaaaaacttgaacatttgactttgaaataagaatagaaaacagaaaaagatcatTAAAGCAGACTCTGTGTTGTTCTGGCGTGCTTTAACTCAGGTCAGCTACCAGACAGCTTTTCTTGGCTGCAGGAGTTTGATTGGTCTCATTTCAtgctctctctttctgtttccacatcaaaatcaaaggttactgaaaaactaaagtttatttttcttggcttcaaagttgGTTAACTGTAATGGGAAGTCTGAACTGAGTGTGCTCAGTTTTTTCAACTAAATGAGAAGCGATAGAGGCTCAGTCTGTCGGTGGGCCAGAtgttatatattaaaaatgttacctttGGAGCCAGTTAAAAGGTCAGCAAGGGCCAGATGTGGCTCACAGGCCTTGAGTTTGGCACACAATAGATTATTAAAATAGTTGTGTAATATGTTAATATATGCTTTTTGTGCGAACATGTGTAGGTTTAATGTCACttgtttgtcatttctaaattaaatttgaaatctAAATGTAGTTGTAAGCAACCACTTTacaatatttgtatttgttcacAGCAGctacagtaaatgtttaaagacaATTACACAGAATACAATAACTGTTGTCATTGtaatcactttatttattttcttcctgtcCATTTGTTAGAGACTGGAGTAAAATCCCATGCGGAAGTTGCAGAAGTGGGAATGTGAGACATTTGTTAGACGACTCAACATGGGAAGGGGTCGAggcagagggagaggaagaggcagGGGATCGTCCGGTCAGCTGCGGCCCCCCTCGCCTTACAGACTGCAGCTCTCCCCCTCCAGGGAGACCTTGACGTACGCTCAGGCCCAGAAAATCGTGGAAGTGGACCTCGATGGAAGGCTGCATCGGATTAACATCACAGACCTTCTGCCCGTCATCACAGAGGATGAAATGATGGCTCAGGACATCGCAGAGTGCAACAGCAACAAGGAAAACAGCGAGCAAACGCAGAGCAAAAGCAAATCCTGGAGGAAGCCCgcaaacaacaaaagcagaagGACCGGTAAAAATGTGTCTCAACAAAATCAGCGGTCAGGCTCGCAGCAGCATACTGGATCTACGTACTCTTTCCAGCACCCGTCCCAAACCCCTCTGCCCGAGCCCACCTTTCGTGTGCTGAGTTCAGTTTCTCCTTCTGAGGCGCCTCCCCTCCCGGCTGCCTACTACCGTTACATAGAGAAGTCCGGCGAGGAGCAGGACAGTGTGGCTGAGTACGACATGGACGAGGAGGACTTGGCTTGGCTGGAGATGGTGAACCAAAAAAGGGTGTCTGATGGCCACGCGTCTGTATCTGCAGACACTTTTGAGCTTCTGATCGATCGCCTGGAGAGAGAGTCGATCCTCGAGTCCCGCAGCCAGGCTCTGTCCCAGAACGCTGTTGATGAGGATGCCTTCTGCTGCGTTTGCTTGGATGATGAATGTCTGAACAGTAACGTCATCCTGTTCTGTGACATCTGCAACTTGGCCGTCCACCAGGAGTGCTACGGTGTGCCCTATGTACCTGAAGGCCAGTGGCTGTGCCGCTGCTGCCTGCAGTCCCCCTCCCGCCCTGTAGACTGCGTGCTCTGTCCAAACCGAGGAGGTGCCTTCAAGCAGACGAGCGATGGACGATGGGCTCATGTTGTGTGTGCCATATGGATCCCAGAGGTTTGCTTTGCTAACACAGTGTTCTTAGAGCCCGTTGAGGGAGTCAAGAACATCCCTCCAGCTCGCTGGAAGCTCACGTGCTATCTGTGTAAGCAGAAAGGCAGGGGGGCGTCCATCCAGTGCCACAAAGCCAACTGTTACAGAGCTTTTCACGTCACCTGCGCCCAGAAGGCTGGTTTGTATATGAAGATAGATCCGGTCCGAGAGACGGGTGTTAACGGCACCACCTTCTCTGTGAAGAAGACTGCTTTCTGTGAGCATCACTCCCCTGTTGGGTCTCGGCGGGACGGGTCTGGAGATGAGTCGGTGGAAGGGAGGATGGTAGGGGGGAGGGGTAAccgaggtcagaggtcatacaCGCAAAGCTCACCCTCACCTACcaacaaaaagacaaccaaaggtcagaaaaagaagaattcaAAAGGGTCTGGTTCAACACGACGCTCGAATATTCCTGTGCTGCTTGTGCCTCAGATCCCCTCCCACAGGTATGACTTATGTTGTTTCATGGTTGTtgctttaaaagtaataatCTTTCATTTTGATTCAGTAGTTtggagtatttttaaaagcatttagaaatatattgttttttgttcagttcaAAAACTGCTATTATTCCTGTTCAAGTTTAATGTGTAACCGTTACGTTGATCATCATAGGCTGAACAAGATCTGCACAGGGGTTGAAGTACAGAGGAAAAATCAGTTCATGCAGAGACTTCATAATTATTGGTTACTGAAACGTCAGTCACGAAATGGCATGCCTTTAATACGCCGGCTTCATTCCCATCTACAAGCTCACAAGACTGCAGAGCAGGTGAGCGGAACTGTTTACAGTATTCATCACGAAACAGTTGTTACGCTGTTGTGAAAACTAAATGCTGGCGGTTCCACCGTCTTCGACACCAAGTCTGACAttcttttgcctttcagcgggAGCCCGACGAAAAGCTGAGTGCTGCGAGAGAGGAACTGCGATACTGGCAAAAGCTGAGGCAGGACCTGGAAAGAGCTCGACTTTTAGTGGAACTCATCCGCAAGAGAGAGAGGTTAAAGAGAGAACAGGTAAAAAGGAAAGTCTGAAGCATGAGGCCAGAGATGATTGTCTggagtatttttacatttccattAAAGCTGATCGTAAGCATCAGTAGGATTAGAACTAAAAAAGTGGTGACATCGCAAACAATTTAGGATTAAATTGAGCAATTAGAAAGTATAAAAGACAgctttaatctgttttactCTGCAGCGTTCGTTACTGGTTTAAATCCTGTAGAGTGACCTTGTATTTCCCTCTGCtctgtgctttgtttacatcgtCATCGTTAGATGAAAATCCAGCAGGCCGCCCTTGAGTTAACGTTGActcctgctctgctgcttttgcAATCCACCTTGGACCAGCTACAAGAGAAGGACACAGCCAAAATCTTTTCTCAGCCTGTTAATCTAGCAGAGGTTGGTGCACTTAGGACAGCAGTCGTGTTTTAGTTGCTTTACTCAGTTACTTTGGGTTAATTATGACCTAGCTGACATTATTATTTGTTATGATTTACGGAGGTCCCAGATTACCTGGAGTTTATATCCCAACCCATGGATTTCTCCACCATGCGTACCAGACTAGAGGGACACGCCTATTGCTCAGTTGCAGACCTAGAGAAGGACTTCAATCTCATGATCTCTAACTGCCTGAAATACAACTCCAAGGACACCATGTTCCACAAAACAGCCTTACAGCTGCAGGAAGTGGGGGGAGCCATCCTCCGTCACGCCCACAGGCAGTCTCAGACCATTGGCCTGGACCCCAGCACTGGCATGCACCTGCCAGAAGCACCAAACAAACATGGCTTCTACCACTGCACATGGGAAGATGGTGAATGAGAGCTAAGATTTGTTTTCCTGAATATATATAACCAACATCCTTCATCTTTGCTCTGgtttaatatttcttccctGTCTGTCCCCAGTCGATTCTCTCCTGGATCCAGAAAACAGACTGCACCTTACCACAGACGAGCAGCTCAAAGCTTTACTGGACAAACTGGACATAGTCACGTCGATGCGCACCAGTGGTGGTCGTACCAAACGCATCAGGCTGCTGCGCCGAGAGATCAACACTCTGAGGCAGAAAATGAACCAGGAGCAGCAAAGTGCTCAGTCTGTGAATGGAAACAACAGggatgaagaagaaaatggagaggaggaggaactgGAGGAGGAACAGCCAAAAaggggaaagaagaaaaaggaggatgCAGAAAATGGGCCTTTAATTGCAGTGTCAAACTCTGCAACAGgtacaatacttttttttttattcctataacaagtgtttaaaaataaagaaataaatttggCTCAATGATTGCACAGTTTTGTGAAGTCAAGTATCTTGTTTTAAGTGTCAAATAAACAACATCCTGGAAATATTCAAATTTAAGTTGCAAGCTGTGtagtttttacaattttaacaacaacaatttgTCTATGATCCAGATGACTCTCCACCTGTCCTGGAGCTTACCTGTCCAGTATCGTCACCCTTACCGGGAGATGCCCCTCTGGAGCCCCCTGTCCTGGGCATCGTGACAGGAGGGCGGAGGTCACCTGGGCGCTCCTACAAGCGCCAGAGGTCGTCACGCAGCGGAAGCAAAAGCCAAGGAGAAGATGAGGCGGAAGTGGGAGAGACGCCATCTTCTCAGCCCGAGGCTGTCCACGAGGTTACGCCCCTCGGCACCCCTCCAACCCTGACTGTGGCTGGAGTTGGTCGTCGCACGTCGGTTCTGTTTAAGAAAGCTAAAAATGGGGCGCGGATGGTAAAGAACAAGTCCACTCCGTGGCAGAATGGGAAAACCACTGAGGAGAAAACCAATGGGCTGGATACCACTCCTGGTAGCCCAGATTCCACCAGTGTGAACACAACCACCTTACCTCCTACCCCCAACACCTTCCCTGCCCCTCCCTCTCCTTCCTCACACCACTTGCGGTCCAGAGGCCCCAGCTCAGAGAGTGAAGCTGACAAACCTCCTGCACCCCCCACAGAAGAAGGTATGGCACGGTGGATTAATGTTTCACGACATTTCACTTTCTACAAAGTTCAGCTGGGTTACTatttaacgtttttttttttgtctttggaaggcCTGACAAATGGGAAGCACACTTCTGCAGACCAGGAAGACGATGGAGACTCAAACCTGACGTGAGTAGAAGGTCACAGACATTCAAAGCGTAACATCACTGTTTGAGAGAACTCCCAAGAATTTAAAATTGTATTGTGAGTCATAACACAATagataactttattttttaaccaggGGTAAAACAAGTTGTctattattataatattctcTCATTTAATGTGTGAGTCTGTCATGCAGCACAACATTATCTGACCGAAACCTCCAGCACAAACAGGAATGGTagatggcctgcacttgtatagcgcctTACCAagtccaaagtgctttacactacatttagtcattcacccattcacacactgatgtcAGTAAGCttcattgtagccacagctgccctggggtgggctgacagaagtgaggctgcaaTTACATCggcaccagtaggcaaggcaggtgaagtgtcttgcccaaggacacaacggctgagactgacagagcgggtgctcgaaccggcaaccctctgATCACAGGACGAActcctacctcctgagccactgccgcccaagGAGGAGCATATCAAATCACAGAAACCCCACCGAACGTTTGTTTAAGCCATGAATTAAAACATAGCGTTGAGGCTCTTTGGTCTTAAAGTTTCACTTGAACTGAATTAATTAATCTCCaattaaactgtaaaagttgAAAAGTTGCCCTCTTCTATTTTCTCTCCTTCCACCTCTAGCGTTTCCCCTCCCAAACGTAGCCGGGGTAAACCAGCTTTGGTGAAAGTTCCAAGCAAAGAGAATGGAGACATCTCTGCTCCAGGTGTGTATTTTCtcaaaagttttttgttttgttttattcatttcaagGCATAATGTAAtcatctgcatttaaaaaaaaccaaacgtTTGTagaactaaaaatgaaaaggaaaaaacagtcACAGTTTGTTTGGAACAGAGATTAATAAATTATATTGAAATATCCTGTTCACAGGAAAGTCTACACTTCTGTCTTTAGATGGTGAAACCGAACTTTCACCACTGGACCTAGTTTGGGCGAAATGTCGAGGATATCCTTCCTACCCAGCAATGGTGAGCGTCTGTTTGGCCCCGCAGTCTGTGGTGTGCATGTCGCCTTCGTTAAAAGAACAGAATAGTCAGCGTATTCGATTGTTGCAGATTGTCGATCCAAACATGCCTCAGGAAG is part of the Kryptolebias marmoratus isolate JLee-2015 linkage group LG4, ASM164957v2, whole genome shotgun sequence genome and harbors:
- the brpf3a gene encoding bromodomain and PHD finger-containing protein 3 isoform X1, whose translation is MRKLQKWECETFVRRLNMGRGRGRGRGRGRGSSGQLRPPSPYRLQLSPSRETLTYAQAQKIVEVDLDGRLHRINITDLLPVITEDEMMAQDIAECNSNKENSEQTQSKSKSWRKPANNKSRRTGKNVSQQNQRSGSQQHTGSTYSFQHPSQTPLPEPTFRVLSSVSPSEAPPLPAAYYRYIEKSGEEQDSVAEYDMDEEDLAWLEMVNQKRVSDGHASVSADTFELLIDRLERESILESRSQALSQNAVDEDAFCCVCLDDECLNSNVILFCDICNLAVHQECYGVPYVPEGQWLCRCCLQSPSRPVDCVLCPNRGGAFKQTSDGRWAHVVCAIWIPEVCFANTVFLEPVEGVKNIPPARWKLTCYLCKQKGRGASIQCHKANCYRAFHVTCAQKAGLYMKIDPVRETGVNGTTFSVKKTAFCEHHSPVGSRRDGSGDESVEGRMVGGRGNRGQRSYTQSSPSPTNKKTTKGQKKKNSKGSGSTRRSNIPVLLVPQIPSHRLNKICTGVEVQRKNQFMQRLHNYWLLKRQSRNGMPLIRRLHSHLQAHKTAEQREPDEKLSAAREELRYWQKLRQDLERARLLVELIRKRERLKREQMKIQQAALELTLTPALLLLQSTLDQLQEKDTAKIFSQPVNLAEVPDYLEFISQPMDFSTMRTRLEGHAYCSVADLEKDFNLMISNCLKYNSKDTMFHKTALQLQEVGGAILRHAHRQSQTIGLDPSTGMHLPEAPNKHGFYHCTWEDVDSLLDPENRLHLTTDEQLKALLDKLDIVTSMRTSGGRTKRIRLLRREINTLRQKMNQEQQSAQSVNGNNRDEEENGEEEELEEEQPKRGKKKKEDAENGPLIAVSNSATDDSPPVLELTCPVSSPLPGDAPLEPPVLGIVTGGRRSPGRSYKRQRSSRSGSKSQGEDEAEVGETPSSQPEAVHEVTPLGTPPTLTVAGVGRRTSVLFKKAKNGARMVKNKSTPWQNGKTTEEKTNGLDTTPGSPDSTSVNTTTLPPTPNTFPAPPSPSSHHLRSRGPSSESEADKPPAPPTEEGLTNGKHTSADQEDDGDSNLTVSPPKRSRGKPALVKVPSKENGDISAPGKSTLLSLDGETELSPLDLVWAKCRGYPSYPAMIVDPNMPQEGLLHNGIPIPVPPVEVLKLGEWRKTEEGEKLFLVLFFDTKRTWQWLPRNKLLPLGIDDTVDKLRLMEGKKPSVRKSVHTAYDRAMVHLNHVRGNLNFTPSNFI
- the brpf3a gene encoding bromodomain and PHD finger-containing protein 3 isoform X2, with product MRKLQKWECETFVRRLNMGRGRGRGRGRGRGSSGQLRPPSPYRLQLSPSRETLTYAQAQKIVEVDLDGRLHRINITDLLPVITEDEMMAQDIAECNSNKENSEQTQSKSKSWRKPANNKSRRTGKNVSQQNQRSGSQQHTGSTYSFQHPSQTPLPEPTFRVLSSVSPSEAPPLPAAYYRYIEKSGEEQDSVAEYDMDEEDLAWLEMVNQKRVSDGHASVSADTFELLIDRLERESILESRSQALSQNAVDEDAFCCVCLDDECLNSNVILFCDICNLAVHQECYGVPYVPEGQWLCRCCLQSPSRPVDCVLCPNRGGAFKQTSDGRWAHVVCAIWIPEVCFANTVFLEPVEGVKNIPPARWKLTCYLCKQKGRGASIQCHKANCYRAFHVTCAQKAGLYMKIDPVRETGVNGTTFSVKKTAFCEHHSPVGSRRDGSGDESVEGRMVGGRGNRGQRSYTQSSPSPTNKKTTKGQKKKNSKGSGSTRRSNIPVLLVPQIPSHRLNKICTGVEVQRKNQFMQRLHNYWLLKRQSRNGMPLIRRLHSHLQAHKTAEQREPDEKLSAAREELRYWQKLRQDLERARLLVELIRKRERLKREQMKIQQAALELTLTPALLLLQSTLDQLQEKDTAKIFSQPVNLAEVPDYLEFISQPMDFSTMRTRLEGHAYCSVADLEKDFNLMISNCLKYNSKDTMFHKTALQLQEVGGAILRHAHRQSQTIGLDPSTGMHLPEAPNKHGFYHCTWEDVDSLLDPENRLHLTTDEQLKALLDKLDIVTSMRTSGGRTKRIRLLRREINTLRQKMNQEQQSAQSVNGNNRDEEENGEEEELEEEQPKRGKKKKEDAENGPLIAVSNSATDDSPPVLELTCPVSSPLPGDAPLEPPVLGIVTGGRRSPGRSYKRQRSSRSGSKSQGEDEAEVGETPSSQPEAVHEVTPLGTPPTLTVAGVGRRTSVLFKKAKNGARMVKNKSTPWQNGKTTEEKTNGLDTTPGSPDSTSVNTTTLPPTPNTFPAPPSPSSHHLRSRGPSSESEADKPPAPPTEEGLTNGKHTSADQEDDGDSNLTVSPPKRSRGKPALVKVPSKENGDISAPDGETELSPLDLVWAKCRGYPSYPAMIVDPNMPQEGLLHNGIPIPVPPVEVLKLGEWRKTEEGEKLFLVLFFDTKRTWQWLPRNKLLPLGIDDTVDKLRLMEGKKPSVRKSVHTAYDRAMVHLNHVRGNLNFTPSNFI